From a single Fusarium fujikuroi IMI 58289 draft genome, chromosome FFUJ_chr03 genomic region:
- a CDS encoding GRH1-like protein — protein MFNALNRFISRLDGDVQQQRQQERGSFGFQVLRNTNLELAIEPWFDFIVGINGRPIEDPEPALFSQEVRNCAGSTVTLGLWNAKGQRTREIHAPVALDTASLGLSLQYAPLALAANIWHVLDVPANSPADAAGLLPYSDYILGSPEGALYGEGGLGELVEDFIGRPMRIWVYNNEYNVTREVTIQPSRDWGGQGALGCVLGYGALHRIPPPLSEPVDAPGETMFDGATNEKSEDAFTPAVGGSEPAPPAGDFLVPAQMIGDAPVSAPPRGAGKKKERHGHNPNRLMDDYFKEEEEKSRAVDNAPSARNSPAPPPPKGGPPRDSPKPETQASGGEAE, from the exons ATGTTTAATGCGCTAAACCGCTTCATCTCGCGCCTGGACGGAGATGTCCAGCAGCAGAGGCAACAAGAGCGAGGCTCCTTCGGCTTCCAGGTGCTGCGCAATACCAACCTGGAGCTTGCTATCGAACCCTGGTTCGACTTTATTGTTGGAATCAATGGTAGACCTATT GAGGACCCCGAACCAGCCTTGTTCAGCCAGGAAGTGAGAAACTGCGCGGGCAGCACAGTTACCTTGGGATTATGGAATGCAAAA GGCCAAAGAACGAGAGAAATCCATGCGCCTGTTGCATTAGATACTGCATCCCTCGGTCTTTCGCTCCAATACGCTCCGCTGGCCCTTGCTGCTAACATCTGGCACGTTCTCGATGTCCCCGCCAACTCCCCCGCCGATGCCGCCGGTCTTCTGCCATATAGTGACTATATCCTCGGTAGTCCTGAGGGTGCGTTATATGGCGAGGGTGGCCTGGGCGAGCTCGTCGAGGACTTTATCGGACGGCCGATGCGAATCTGGGTCTACAACAACGAATACAATGTCACCAGAGAAGTCACAATACAGCCTAGCAGGGATTGGGGTGGCCAAGGAGCGCTGGGTTGCGTGCTTGGATACGGAGCCCTTCACAGGATACCTCCTCCTCTGAGCGAGCCCGTTGATGCCCCTGGCGAGACGATGTTCGATGGAGCCACCAATGAGAAGAGCGAGGACGCATTTACTCCCGCGGTAGGTGGCTCGGAGCCCGCCCCTCCAGCAGGAGACTTTTTGGTGCCTGCACAGATGATAGGTGATGCTCCGGTGAGTGCACCGCCGAGGGGagctgggaagaagaaggaacgCCATGGCCACAATCCCAACAGGCTGATGGATGATTACTttaaagaggaggaagagaagagtcgGGCTGTGGACAATGCACCTTCGGCTAGGAACTCACCAGCCcctcccccacccaaaggcGGTCCTCCAAGGGACTCACCAAAGCCAGAGACTCAGGCCAGTGGTGGTGAAGCAGAATGA
- a CDS encoding related to apoptotic cell death regulator DAD1, with protein MAAKKNVRDITPSAAATTQASTTSAGSVPPQPQPKPVTIAKNEIKGEVQWDKVVQNLYNHYVNNTPQRIKLVDAFMVFLVVVGVLQFINCALAGTFPFNAFLSGFCVTVGQFVLTASLRLQTNEAVKNDCPSVSPERAFADYIVCSLILHFFAINFIN; from the exons ATGGCGGCTAAGAAGAACGTCCGCGATATCACCCCCTCGGCCGCTGCTACAACTCAggccagcaccaccagcgctGGTTcagttcctcctcagcctcagcccaAGCCCGTCACTATCGCCAAGAACGAAATCAAGGGCGAAGTTCAGTGGGACAAGGTAGTCCAGAACCTCTACAATCACTACGTCAACAATACTCCTCAGCGCATCAAGTTGGTTGACGCTTTTATGGTCTTCCTTGTTGTCGTCGGTGTTCTCCAATTCATCAACTGCGCCCTCGCTGGCACCTTC CCCTTCAACGCTTTCCTGTCCGGCTTCTGTGTGACGGTTGGGCAGTTCGTCTTGACTG CTTCGCTACGACTTCAAACAAatgaggctgtcaagaacGATTGCCCTTCAGTATCCCCCGAAAG GGCTTTCGCCGACTACATCGTCTGCAGCTTGATCCTGCATTTCTTcgccatcaacttcatcaactaG